ATCTATGTCGGCGTACGCCTTGACCAAAATCAAGTTTAAAGGACGAAATATGGTGTTTCTGGCGCTGCTGTCGTTCATGATTATACCTGACCAGGCCACACTGATTCCGCGCTTTCTGCTGATTCGCTGGTTCGGTCTTTATGATACTCATGCTGCAATCATATTAATGAGTATGTTCTCCATCTACTTCACGTTCCTGCTGCGGCAATTTATGATTGGTGTCAGCGACGAATATATTGAAGCGGCGCGAATTGACGGTGCAGGCCATTTACGGATATTCTGGTCTATCATTATTCCGCTCTGCAAGCCGGTGCTCGCTACGGTAGCGATCATCAAATTTATCTGGACCTGGAATGATTACCAGAATCCGCTGATCTTCTTACTAAATAAGAATTTGTACACTATCCCACTCGGTATGACCCTGTTCCGGGACGATTATTCGAACAACTATGCGATTATGATGACGGCAGCTGTTTCGGCGATCATCCCGCTCGTCATCGTGTTCATTGCCCTGCAAAAGCAAGTCATTAACGGAATCTCCCTTGGCGGCGTAAAGGGCTGACCTGCGGGTGTACACGATAGATAGTAAAAGTCAAAAATGTGATCCTACAACAGCAAAATTGTGCACTTGGCCAGTAAAGCGGATGCCTATAATAAGAAATGAACAAGGAACTATACTTAAAATTCAGTGCGGGGGGAAGTAAAATGAAAACAAAGAGCAAAAAAAAATTATCCGTTGTACTGGGCTCCATGCTGGCGGTTTCCTTAACGCTAAGCGCCTGTGGA
This genomic stretch from Paenibacillus sp. FSL H7-0737 harbors:
- a CDS encoding carbohydrate ABC transporter permease, yielding MQLIRKNMSRVITTCIMGALSIVFLIPLIWMISAAFKYEKDVMRFPIQWIPEKINVAYNFKMVWMGRVPFSHFYLNSFKVAIITTLITLIISSMSAYALTKIKFKGRNMVFLALLSFMIIPDQATLIPRFLLIRWFGLYDTHAAIILMSMFSIYFTFLLRQFMIGVSDEYIEAARIDGAGHLRIFWSIIIPLCKPVLATVAIIKFIWTWNDYQNPLIFLLNKNLYTIPLGMTLFRDDYSNNYAIMMTAAVSAIIPLVIVFIALQKQVINGISLGGVKG